The DNA window TTCGCCCTAATAAGTTCTGcatcctcttcttcttcgtcattGCAAATAAAATGAGTGGTATCAATGGAAACATGTTTTTGTAATGGCTTAGCACCAATGACTTGCAAGCACTTTTCAATCTGTTCTTCGCTGATATTCAGCATTGGATCAAGTGAACCAAGACAAACAGTTATACCTGACATATCAGTCATCTTATGTGTATGtaatttaatcttttcagaCCAAAATTGACCTGAAGTGGTGACTAATTTTAGTTGAAATTCGTACTCTGTATCCACTGAAAGACCTGATATCTTCGTTGCAGTCACTTTGAATGGGTTAGGAACAACCATTGATCTAACGCCTTGCCTGtacaaaatcaatgatttcaatttagcAGAACCTAATGACAATGGCTCCCAAGAGAGAACACAACTTGTCTGTGTAACATTCataacttttgaaattggtgGCAATGGCTTATGTAGACCATACTTGTTCAATATGGTTTCCTGAATTTCATGGaacttctttctttgtctgGCTTCTTCATCCAAGTTCTGTTCTACGTGCATTTTAACAATTGATCCTGCTTTAACATCATCCGGTAACAACATTGTAGGAAACTCAATTACATGATGATCCTTTGTAGTTAAGAGTGCCAATGATGCATCTAATTTGCCCACAGTAAGCAGAACCTCGACTTCCGACATTTTTCTAGCTATTCCTTTCAGATCTTTCTTTCCCTATATCTACAAAGTGTAGATACGCATTTTCCTTCATGAATTATATGTTTTTCTTAATTATGGAACTATCAAAGGTAGGAAAATCGTCGTGTACGTACAAGCAAGTAAGTCATCTCTAAAAGTTGAGAAAACAAATAGTAAGTGAAATAGTGCAATTTACAGGTTAGAGCAAGCTGTCCTTGGCCAAGAATGAGTGAAATCATATATGTTTCGCCACTAAAGTTTCTGGTAAATGATGCAAACTGGAAAAGTGAGGTGGAAAGAAGTGGGTTTGtaccaattttgaaagcGGATCTATACAAATTCGAGCAATCCTTATCGAATGCTAAGGAGAAGAGCAACGGAACGTTGAATAGTAAGGATTCAAATTCGGACCATCGTAACGGAGTGAGTGTTGGTGATAAGATAGAGTCAACCAAGTCTGAATcgtcaaatttatcaaaatatatggAATTACAGCAATTTCTACCGATTTCATTAGAACAACAATTGCACACCCTATCCATTCAAGGAATGCCGTCAAATGCTACACACGGTCAGATTGaacatttttttgttgagtgtataaaactttcaaagtaTGAGACAGCGTTAGAGGCATGGACGACTCTTAGTTCCTATACGTCTGGATCTCAAAACGTTTTTATCAGATTGTCAGGCTCTTCGAAGGATACAGAATTTGCAAATTTCGTAATCTTTTTGGAATATCTATCtgcaaaattcaattctttgCAATTGCACATTGACTCTAATACCAGATCATTCGTTGAAGACAACACAAAAATTAATCTTGAAACTATTGGGAGTGATGTCCTGTCCAAATATAATGAACTTCTTAGGGACCTgcaaaaacaaaaaaacgTTAATGATACTAGTGTAGAAGATACTACTCAATATCAAGTTGACTTAAACACCCTAAGTGATATTCCCAAAGACTCGTTGGACCAATTAGTGAAGGATATCATTGAGTTTAGAACAAGAGTTATCAATacagaaaaggaaaagctGATTTCAGAAAActatgaagaaaataggAGGATTAAAGagaagatgacgaagatgTTTGAACGTATTAAAAGAAGCCATTTAAAGGATCAAATCGAAGAACGTGATGTAGACGTAAGttttgaagaggaagaggtAAATGTTATCGATGACAAATTGATAGAACAGAAACAGAACTTAATGGCAGAAATTGAATcagaaaaaagatataagTCTCTATTAAAAGACTTAGCTACAGTGATTGAACCAAGAATGAAAGCATTACAGTTGGATATTGAGCATGCAACAAATTATGAGACCCATCTTGTTGAGCAAAGGCCTCTATTTTTGAAGGAGATCCAAAATCTAGGAAATGACATTTATTATGATCGCCATAGAACGTttaaggaagaagaagagaggCTAGACAAATTGAACAGAGAGCAATTCGGTGATGCGATGGACGTTGTCAGTATTAGTACAGAAGCAGTTGCTACTACTGGAAAAGCTTCAGAATCAATCAAGAATGAGAAAACCGAGCTTGCAGCCGGTcatattaaaattaaatttgcTTTCAAAAGAGCGATTGACAAATCGACTGAAGCCGATAAGGAAGGTGGTctagaagagaaagaaagtgaagaaCAGGAAggagaaaaggaagaaactGAACCAGCTATTACTAGTGAGATATTATCctttgaagatgacgaaTTGAGGTCCAGAATTTCCAAGTTAAGAAGTTCCAAGGTTGTTGATGAGTTGGttaaagaatatttggGTGTCTACGAAGACGAATTGGTAGATTATATCTTTGATaacattgaagaattcaaaaataagaagaatttattggaggatttgaaagaaacatttgatgaagatgctcaaaaaattgtagaTACTATATGGAAtagagaagaattgaaacGTTAGATGTTTAGATATACTAAGCAAAATGAAAGTTAATGAAATTAGCTTTTCCACCGCCCGCAAGTAATTGATATACTATCGTTGCAGTAGTATCACGTTGCATCGTCATAAGTAGATTTGGAAGGAGGGCTGCTGAACCAATTATGCATTGTGATAGCGGGGAAAGATCATCTTCCTGTGCTTTTAACCTGGATCGCGCAAGTTTAGAAAAGACAAATGGAAACTTCAATTCCAGCTGGGATGCTAATAACgaaacaaaatattgattgaAAGTTGTCGttatattttctaaagTTACTTCTctgaaaagagaaatgtCAATATTTATCTGCAGTTTTTGCACAATATTAAAACATATCGAGTACTTATTTCCTGTCACATTTTCTAATGGTTTCCGCAACAGGTAATCGATCTTCTCCGAATTAAGAATTTGGCATTTCAATTGCAACTCAATGCTGTCTGGCAATTGGATAACGTTatttatttggtaaaataAATGCTCTTCCCAAAACTTGGCAgacattttcaatttttgagtGAATTGATCTATCAAATTACGACATATGGGCTCATCCGTAGTTGTGAAGCGTAAGAGAATCTTTACGAACTTGTTAGTCATTTTGAATGTATTTTTAATAGAATATTAGAAagtaaatatattttcatacTCGCAGGCTGTTCGGTTGGACAGATGGTAAGAAGATCGTGTTGGTAAGTGAGTCCGCGGCTAATTCAAAAGTAACTGACGAATTACAATTTGCAACGAATTGCGAACCTTTTTGAGTTTTcctatttgaaaaataagttgaattgaattgaattgTACGGTCCATTGGGGGGTTCTGTAAACCTTCAAgttatatttgaaaagtgGTATACTTTTTTATCTTCTCGTCACATTCAGGTAGGTTTCGTAATGGTTAGTTTTTCTAGAAATTTTCACCAACAGTTTGACAGTTAAAGAAGTTTTACAGAAGGAAATTTGCTATTTAGGATAACATATAATTCTACTGTGTAATATTTTGCATAATGATGGGTAAATAATGGTTATTTGAAGTAATATCACATGATTGTATGTGTTAAAGTTAAGATGATCTTGTAACTATTCGACATGCCACAGCAAGAGTTAATGAGACTCATAGTATATCAATAATTCTCATGTTGTTGTAGCATCCTTAGCAGTGAGTCTGgtatttcaagatatttaatcttcatcaaactAAACACCATTCGTTACTCTAAGAAGTGTTGTACCAGAATATAGTAATCAAGAATAAACACAACAAAGATAGGCAATGAGAACAAATCAGGTAACGTCTTCAATGCCACATAAGGTAGGTGGTGAAGTAGACTGGCTACAGAATTAGATAAAGCAGTAATCATCACATGAAGTTGAGGGTATCCATAAAGGATTTACGAGGGAGTTGAATATACACATCGAGCATTGGCAGGGAATTGGTAGTCACAGAGAAGGCGCAAATAGGAAGCCCATAATTCATACTCCTTTTATAAAGTATTGGAGAAAATTTACTGTCTACCAGAGAATGATCGGCCCTCACATAGTAAGCTTCATTGCTATTCTATCTGTGAGCTCTTCGTGTAATACTAGGTTAAAATAAACTTCTCTAGCACTCTTGATTATTTAGGAAATACACAATAACATATTATGCGCTAAAAAAGCATGCCTATTACTCCAGAATACTTCGGTGTCTTTTTACGCGGTGGAAGCTAGAATTTAGTACTGGAATATGATGTTATCTCTTTTCCTAATAACAACGCGACGTCCCAGTGGCCGAGTGGTTAAGGCGATGCCCTGctatttcaaagaaaaagctgTTGAGGCATTGGGTTTTACCTGCGCAGGTTCGAATCCTGTCTGTGACGCTAATTTTTTAACCGTATTGAATAAAtccaattgatttttttttccttcaacAGAAGccaaataaagaaaagaataacGTAACAAGCCAACTGATTCTGATTAGCACCTTTTTTTCTGTCACCCGTCCGAATCCCAGAGGACTACGTGATACTTGCAACAGAACTGCACTGCATATTCAAGTCGGCAAGTATTCTATTATTCCGGCTCGATTGAAGTACAATGGACatgaaataatatatatctCTATTACGGAATTATTCTCCGATTAATATAAATGTAGACTACAATAAATGCCAGCAGTTTTGCCAAGAATACTATCGCATTGTTCCCGATTAGAAATTTATCCGGTTCAGCTAGCACCAATTCCACTAAAATTGGTAAAGATTACCCTTCTTGGATCTTTTGTTTGCCTATTCcaattcaattttcttttctttttttttcgttaCTTGCCCAGATCAAATGGTTTCCATATGGGGAAAGTGTGCCCTACTACCTTCTACCTCATGAATAGGGTAACACTTTCCAAATACGGTTCGAACTGTTTTCCACAAAAACTGCAGGCGTCTGTATGATGGCGGATTACGCAACCAAGAACGGGTGCCAAAATGGTTGTTAGCTTATATCCAATTTATGAGCAGCGCACGGACACAGGGGCGACGAATGGCAAAAAAAACTCACAAAACCGCACCTTGCTAGCGTCTCTAGTGAGTACCATTGGTCAATCATTAACGCCACCTCAATAGTAGTATGGATATTTAAAGCACTTGTAGGAGTTCTAATAGTAGCATTAGCCCACACAAAACttatatattcattgtATTCGAACGCTATTTTTCACTCTACTGAAAATCCGAATTTCGTCATtggaggaagaaaaaaaatacttatataagaaaaacaaCGACAATCGACAAACCGTAACAACTTTAATATATTTCTCCTACTGTCATCATATCTCAAAAATAAACTACATCTTATCATCTCTCGAAATTtttgttcaaaaaaaaaaataaactaCTTTAACAATAATGGATCCGACCAAAGCGCCAGACTTCAAACCTCCTGCTAAAGATGAACAATTAAACCCTCCACCCGACCCAACTTCTTCAATACCCAATTCAGATCCTATCATACCATATGTGCTTGctgataataatgaatccATTGATGCCCCATTCAATTTGgaaatgaataaaaaaattaaatctagaataaataaatcttcattttccCACGTTGGATCTTCAAATAGATCTCAATCTAACCATATTccattaaatgaaaatgaatttcaGCCATTATCAGCCGATATATCttctaatgatgatga is part of the Kazachstania africana CBS 2517 chromosome 1, complete genome genome and encodes:
- the SNU71 gene encoding Snu71p (similar to Saccharomyces cerevisiae SNU71 (YGR013W); ancestral locus Anc_4.149), whose product is MSEIIYVSPLKFLVNDANWKSEVERSGFVPILKADLYKFEQSLSNAKEKSNGTLNSKDSNSDHRNGVSVGDKIESTKSESSNLSKYMELQQFLPISLEQQLHTLSIQGMPSNATHGQIEHFFVECIKLSKYETALEAWTTLSSYTSGSQNVFIRLSGSSKDTEFANFVIFLEYLSAKFNSLQLHIDSNTRSFVEDNTKINLETIGSDVLSKYNELLRDLQKQKNVNDTSVEDTTQYQVDLNTLSDIPKDSLDQLVKDIIEFRTRVINTEKEKLISENYEENRRIKEKMTKMFERIKRSHLKDQIEERDVDVSFEEEEVNVIDDKLIEQKQNLMAEIESEKRYKSLLKDLATVIEPRMKALQLDIEHATNYETHLVEQRPLFLKEIQNLGNDIYYDRHRTFKEEEERLDKLNREQFGDAMDVVSISTEAVATTGKASESIKNEKTELAAGHIKIKFAFKRAIDKSTEADKEGGLEEKESEEQEGEKEETEPAITSEILSFEDDELRSRISKLRSSKVVDELVKEYLGVYEDELVDYIFDNIEEFKNKKNLLEDLKETFDEDAQKIVDTIWNREELKR
- the REC102 gene encoding Rec102p (similar to Saccharomyces cerevisiae REC102 (YLR329W); ancestral locus Anc_4.153); the encoded protein is MTNKFVKILLRFTTTDEPICRNLIDQFTQKLKMSAKFWEEHLFYQINNVIQLPDSIELQLKCQILNSEKIDYLLRKPLENVTGNKYSICFNIVQKLQINIDISLFREVTLENITTTFNQYFVSLLASQLELKFPFVFSKLARSRLKAQEDDLSPLSQCIIGSAALLPNLLMTMQRDTTATIVYQLLAGGGKANFINFHFA